The nucleotide sequence GGCGGCATCGGGTGCACGGGTCCGGGCAAGGACGGGAGAGCCGGCCATCGCTAACAGCAAATTAACCGTCGCGGCGGCATACAAAAAAGATTATACGGGCACTCTGCCAAGTGCCATGCCCTTCACTGGTGACGATGCCGGGAAGGGTGTGGTTATCTGACGATCCCGGCCCTGGTCCGGCCCCCACTGACCGCCCCCTGACCGGAGGTAACCGCCATGCCGTCCGAAGCGACCGGAACAGCGCCCAAGCTGATCCTTATCGTCGAGGATAACGAGCTGAACATGAAGCTCTTCCACGACCTTCTGGAAGCGCACGGCTATGCGACGCTCCAGACCCGCAACGGCAAGGAGGCGCTGCAGATCGCCCGCGAACACCGCCCCGACCTGATCCTGATGGATATCCAGTTGCCGGAGGTGTCGGGGCTGGAGGTCACGCGGTGGCTGAAGGCGGACGACGAGCTGCGGTCGATCCCGGTGATCGCCGTCACCGCCTTTGCCATGAAGGGCGATGAGGAGAAGATCCGCGAGGGGGGGTGCGAGGACTATATCGCCAAACCCATTTCGGTCTCCAAGTTTATAGAGGCGGTCCAGCGGTTTCTGCGATAAACCTGCTGGGATGCGTCCGGGACGAAGACGGGAAGAGCGATGTCCGCGCGTGTGCTTGTTGTCGATGACGTTCTGCCGAACGTGAAGCTGCTCGCGGCAAAGCTGACGCGTGAATATTTCGAAGTTCTTACAGCTTATGATGGGCCGGAGGCGCTGGACGTGGTGCTCCGCGACGCCCCCGACATCGTGCTGCTGGACGTGATGATGCCCGGCATGGACGGGTTCGAGGTGTGTGAGAAGATCCGTTCCAACCCCGCGACCATGCACATTCCGGTGGTGATGGTCACCGCCCTGTCCGATGCCGCAGACCGCGTGCGCGGGCTGGAGGCGGGGGCCGACGATTTCCTGACCAAGCCGGTGAACGACGTGGCGCTGTTCGCCCGCGTCCGCTCGCTGGTGCGGCTGAAGATGACCATGGACGAATGGCGGGCGCGGGAAACCACGTCGGGCCAGTTCGGCGTGATCGAACCCTCCGGCACCATGCAGGGGGAGGCGCACGACAAGGCGCGCATCCTGATCCTGGACGATTCCGCCCTGGACCTGGACAAGATCGCCGAGACCCTCAAGCGCGACAGCCACATCACCACCGGTACCGGCACCTGTGCCAAGGCGCTGGAACGCACCCAGGACGGCGGCTTCGATCTCGTCATCGTCAGCCTGACCCTGCTGAACGAGGATGGGCTGCGGCTGGTGTCGCAGTTGCGCTCCCACGAGCGCACGCGCCAGATCCCGATCCTGCTGGTGGCGGACGAAGGCGACCTGACCCGCGTGGCCAAGGGGCTGGAGCTGGGGGCCAACGATTACGTGATGAAGCCGCTGGACCGCAACGAGCTGCTGGCCCGCGTGCGCACACAGATCCGCCGCAAGCGCTATCAGGACCGGCTGCGGGCCAATTACGAGCAGAGCCTGTCCATGGCCCTGACCGACAGCCTGACCGGGGTGTTCAACCGCCGCTACGTCAGCGCCCACCTGCCCCGCCTGCTGGACCGCGCCATCGACAACAACAAGGCGGTGTCGGTGCTGATGTTCGACATCGACCATTTCAAAGTGGTCAACGACACCTGGGGCCACGACGTGGGCGACGAGGTGCTGGTGGAGGTCACCACGCGCGCCGGGCGCAACCTGCGCACCTTCGATCTGGTGGCCCGTCTGGGCGGGGAAGAGTTCCTGGTCATCCTGCCGGACACGGATGCGGAGGCCGCGCGAATCGTCGCCGAACGGCTGCGCGACCGCATCGGCCAGTCGCCCTTCGCGGTGACGGCCCCGGTGGGCACCATCCCGGTCACCGTGTCCATTGGCGTGGCCACCGGCGGACGGCTGGGCGACACCACGGAAAGCCTGCTGAAGCGCGCCGACGCCGCCCTGTACGAGGCCAAGCGGTCGGGCCGCAACTGTGTGGTGGTGTCTCCCTCCGCGGCCAACGGCGGCTATCCCCCCGCCGAGGGCTGACGCTCTCCCGCGCCGTTCCCTTCCACGGCAAAAGGGCCACCCGATCCGGGGCGGCCCTTTTGTTTTTTTGTGTTGGCCGTGCGTTCGTCCGGGGCTGTGGGCTTCCCCCTGCCCGGCCGTCAGAACCGGCCGGCGGTGGCTCCCTGGTCGAGATAGACGCACACCTTGTTCTGCCCCTTCAGACTGCCGCACCCGTCGCTGCGTTGGGACACGAAGCGGATCTGTACCCGCTCCCCGCCGGGATTGGCCGAGGCCAGCAGGGCTTCGGCCACCTGCAGGCGCATCTGCGGCGTGCGCTCCTTGCCCCGCGGAACGGGCGCAACGGCCGGCTGGACGATGGCGGTGTGCACCTCCGCTGCCGGCGCCGCCGGCTTGGGATCGGGCAGCCGCGCCGCGGCGGGAATGGGGGCTGCGGCAGCGGGAGCCATGGGGGCGGGAAGGGCTGCCACGGTCAGGGTTTCGCGGGCCGGTTCGGGGGCCTTCGCCGGCTCGGCGGCGGCCACCACGGTGTCGCTTTCCTTCAGCCCGGCCAGATAGGGGGGCAGGGATGGCGCAACCGCCGCCGGCGCGG is from Azospirillum fermentarium and encodes:
- a CDS encoding response regulator, whose translation is MPSEATGTAPKLILIVEDNELNMKLFHDLLEAHGYATLQTRNGKEALQIAREHRPDLILMDIQLPEVSGLEVTRWLKADDELRSIPVIAVTAFAMKGDEEKIREGGCEDYIAKPISVSKFIEAVQRFLR
- a CDS encoding PleD family two-component system response regulator, with the translated sequence MSARVLVVDDVLPNVKLLAAKLTREYFEVLTAYDGPEALDVVLRDAPDIVLLDVMMPGMDGFEVCEKIRSNPATMHIPVVMVTALSDAADRVRGLEAGADDFLTKPVNDVALFARVRSLVRLKMTMDEWRARETTSGQFGVIEPSGTMQGEAHDKARILILDDSALDLDKIAETLKRDSHITTGTGTCAKALERTQDGGFDLVIVSLTLLNEDGLRLVSQLRSHERTRQIPILLVADEGDLTRVAKGLELGANDYVMKPLDRNELLARVRTQIRRKRYQDRLRANYEQSLSMALTDSLTGVFNRRYVSAHLPRLLDRAIDNNKAVSVLMFDIDHFKVVNDTWGHDVGDEVLVEVTTRAGRNLRTFDLVARLGGEEFLVILPDTDAEAARIVAERLRDRIGQSPFAVTAPVGTIPVTVSIGVATGGRLGDTTESLLKRADAALYEAKRSGRNCVVVSPSAANGGYPPAEG